The genomic interval CCCGGACGCAGGCGGCAGCGGCAGCAGCGCTTCCCTGCACGGCGTCGGACTACGTGGTGACCAACTACGCCGGCTCCTATCCGTTCACGGTTCCTGTGGGCTCCAGCTCGCTCCAATCACTCGGCATCGCTCCGGCACTGTGGCCCAAAATCGCCATGCTGGACACGGCGCTGAACCAGGACGGCTGTAAGGGTGTCACCCTGCAGTTCTCCTACTCCGGAGCAGGAGAGGGGAACTGAGATGACACGCACAACGAAAACCACCTCCCGACGGCTGGCTGCCAGGACTGCGGCAGCAACGGTCACCCTCTGCCTCGCCACGGGAGTGGGCGGAGCGTACGCCTACTGGGCCACGGTGGGTGCCGGATCCGGCGCTGCCACCAACGGCACCATGGCCACCGTCACCGTAGAGGCCCTCGTGGCCGGCGACAGCCCGCAGGCCACACTCGTCCCGGGCGGCACCGCCGATGTTGCCGTCCGGGCGCACAACCCCAACGATTACGCCGTGCAGGTTCATGCCATCCGCGGCGATGGGGCCGCGACGGTCGACGCGAACCACTCTGCCTGCAGCGGAGTAACCTTCACCAGTCCTGCCGCCCCGCTAAACCCGGTGGTCACCATTCCCCCGAACTCATCCATTGTGATCACGCTGCCGGGCGCTGCCGCCATGTCCTTGGACTCCCCGTCACTTTGCCAGGGCGCGACGTTCGGCCTGCCCGTCACCTTGGAGGCACGGAAATGAGCCGACCCATCCAGACACCGCAGAAGCGTAAGGCCCGGTTGGCCGGAGTTCTCGCAGCGGCCCTCGTTATCTCCTGGGGCGGGCCAGCAGCGAACGCCTATTGGCAGACGCTGAGCAGCAACAACGGTGGCGCCAGGGCCGATTCAATCCTTGGGATCGCCGCGCCGACGGCGTCCGCTTCGGCAGGTGCCGCCTCCGTCAGCTGGCCGTCAAGCACGACGGCGGGCGGCAAGTCGGTCTCCGGCTACACCGTTGCCCGCTATTCGTCCGAGACCGACGGCACCAAGGTTGCAGCGGGGGGTGGCTGTTTGGGCACTGTCACAGCGCTGGGCTGCAGCGAAGCTGCCTTACCGGCCGGAACCTGGTATTACACGGTTACACCTGTGCTCGGCTCATGGGCGGGGCCGGAGTCTGCCCGCAGTGGGGGTGTTGCGGCCGCGGACACCACTCCGCCCAACACGCCAAATATTACGGTGCCGGCGATGATCACTAGTGCAACGGCGGGCTCCGTTACGGTCAGCGGCACTGCTGAGGCAGGGGCATCGGTGACTATCACCGTCAAGGACGCTGGCGCCGCACACACCACTTCGCAGACGGTGGTTGCGGAAAGCGGCGCGTGGTCGGCCATCTTCAACCTGTCCACGTTCAACGATCCAACAATCTCCTATTCGGCGGTGGCCAAAGATGCGGCAGGCAACGTCAGTCTTACGGCGGCGACTGCGACGTCGAGCAAGGACACTACCGCGCCAAAGGTCACAGCGGTTGCGCTCGATAATGGAGGAACTCACTTCACTCCTGACGCTGGCGACAAAGTGACTCTGACATTCTCAGAACGGTTACTTCCTGCGAGTATTTGCAGCACTTGGCAGGACGTCCCCGGCAGTCAAACGGTGAACGGCACCGTCACTATGACGGCTGGCAACTCCTTGAAATTTGCGAGCACCGACCCTGGATGCCCGTCAGTCAGGTTCGGGACGGTGGCATTGAACTCCAGCTACTCGACGGGAGGCGACCTGACCTTCAACGCCGTCCTGGCCTGGAACCCCGGCACTTCGCAACTTACCGTCACCCTCGGCAGCTTGATCACTGGCATCCGGGATACGAAAAATGGCAACGTCATGCCAACGTACACCCCGGCTGCCGGGCTGACAGACAAAGTTGGCTACCCGCTGGCCACGACGCCGTTCGCAGGGAGCAACTCCAAGTTCTAACGTCCCCCCCAATCCAGCGCCAGCCTCCGGCTCCCTTCCCGGAGGCTGGCGTTGTGCTGCGACTTGTGGGCAGAATGAAGCACACGTTGGCGCAGCCGACAGTGGACCCGAGACCAGCCGGCAAGGACGCCGTGGAGGGACAGGAAAATGACCAGACTGCTCATCATCGGGGCCCCGGGCTCAGGGAAAGGCACCCAAGCGGTGCAGATCGCCAAGCACTTCCGCATTCCGACCGTATCCACGGGCGAAATCTTCCGGACCAACGTCAGCGACGAGACGCCGCTGGGCGTAGAGGCCGCCAAGTATCTCGACGACGGCGCTTTTGTCCCGGACCATCTCACCAACGCCCTGGTCAAGGACCGGCTCCTCGACGCCGATCTGCAGCCCGGTTTCCTGCTGGACGGATACCCCAGGACAGCTCCCCAGATCATGGAACTGGACAACATGCTGGCGTCCCAGGGCCACCGCCTCGACGCCGTGGTGGAACTCCGCGCACCGGATTCCGAACTGGAGCAACGGATGCTGCGGCGGGCCAAGGAACAAGGCCGGAAGGACGACACCATCGAAGTGTTCCGGCACCGGCTGGACCTCTACCACCGCGAAACCCACGAGGTCGTGGCGGTCTACGCCGGCCGGGGCATATTGGTTTCGGTGGATGGCAGCGGTGACCCAAGTGCCATCACCACACGTGCCATTGCCGCCGTCGAAAAGTTCCTGGCCACCCGGGTGTCCCCATGAGAATTGCAGTGACCGGCGGCAGCGGAAAACTGGGACGGCATGTGGTCCGCAGACTGACCGACGACGGCCACCAGGTGCTGAACCTGGACCGGGCGGGGGAGCGGCACCGCGGGTTGGCAATTGTGGACCTGCGCAACTATGGCCAGGTCCTTGACGTGTTCCTCGGTCTCGACGACCGGCATGACGGCTTCGACGCAATCGTCCATCTGGGAGCCATTCCGGCGCCTGGCATCATCCCGGATGCCGCCACCTTCGAGAACAACATGCTCTCGACCTACAACGTCTTCCAGGCGGCGCGGCGGGCCGGCATCAAGAAGGTGGTTTACGCCTCCAGCGAGACGGTGCTGGGACTGCCGTTCGACGTCGACCCGCCCTACATCCCGGTGGATGAGGAATACCCGGCCCGGCCGGAGAGCACGTACTCACTCGTGAAGCACCTTGAGGAGCAGATGGCGATCCAGCTGACGCGCTGGGATCCGGAGCTCAGCATTGCGGGCCTGCGGTTCTCCAACGTCATGGATCCTGAGGACTACGAACGGTTCCCGTCATTTGATTCGGACGCCAGTGCGCGGAAGTGGAACCTCTGGGGCTACATCGACGGGCGCGACGGCGCACAGGCTGTGGCGCGTGCGCTGGAAAACGGCCAGCCCGGGTTCCAGGCTTTCATCATCGCGAACGCGGACACTGTCATGACGCGTTCCAGCGCCAGCCTCGCCGCGGAGGTGTTCCCCAACGTCACCGTGACCAAGGAGTTGGGCGAACACGAGACTATGCTGTCCATCGACAAGGCCAGGCGCCTGTTGGGCTACGGACCTGAACACACGTGGCGGACCTACCACTCCAACAGGACCACGCCCACGGAAGACTGAATCGCGGAAGGCTGAACGGAAGGGTCGGCGGAGGAGGGCGGTCCCTCAAGAATTCCGCAGGCGCCGAAAGGTTGGCGCAGGATCAGCTCAATTCCCGGCCGCGGCGCGTGGCGGGCTCCTAATCTGGTGATAGGCGGGGATTTGTTGCCGCCAGCATCAATCCAGACCGTCACACTAGGACCCCGCCATGCGCACCTTCCGTTTTGGGCTGACCGCTGCCGCAATGCTGATTTCTGCGGTGGCACTGACGGCCTCGGGCCTGCCCGCCGCAGCCGTTGCACCGCCCGTTGCCCCGGGCGGCAAGGACGCAAGCGTCCGCTACCTGGTCCGCTTCACCGCGGAAACGGACGTCCCGGCCGAGGCGGCGCGCCTCAAGTCCCAGGGCCTCGGCGTCGGACGCTCCTTTTCGCACGCCCTGCGCGGCGCCGTGGTCACGGCGACGCCGGCGCAAGCCGCGGCATTGTCCCGCTCGGCGGGCGTCGCGTCGGTTGAGGTGGATGCGCCCATCACACTCTCCGCGACGCAGCAGCCCGCGCCATGGGGGTTGGACCGCGTGGACCAGCGGCCCCTGCCGCTCTCTGGTTCCTACACGTGGACCGCCGCCGGTGCCGGAGTCAACGCGTACGTGGTGGACACCGGCGTGCTCGCCTCGCACACAGAGTTTTCCGGCCGCGTGGCAGCAGGCTGGACAGCAGTGGCCGATGGCCGCGGATCCGGCGACTGCAACGGCCACGGCACCCACGTGGCCGGAACGGTGGCCGGAACCACCTACGGCGTGGCCAAGGCGGCGACGGTCGTCCCCGTCAGGGTCCTGGACTGCACCGGCTCCGGCTTCAACTCCGACGTCGTGGCCGGCCTGGACTGGATCGCCGCCAACCACGCCGCGGGAACTCCCGCCGTGGTGAACATGAGCCTGGGCGGAGTGGCCAGCGCGGCCGTGGATTCGGCGCTCCAGGGTGTCATTAACGACGGCGTTACTGCAGTGGTTGCCGCCGGCAACTCTGCCGCGGACGCCTGCGGGAGCTCGCCGGCGCGGCTCGCCGCAGCGGTCACGGTGGCAGCCAGCGATTCCGCCGACCGTCAGGCCTCCTTCTCGAACTTCGGTTCCTGCGTGGATCTGTATGCACCCGGCGTCGGCATTATGTCCGCCTCGTACAGCTCGGCCACCGCAACCGCCTCCATGTCCGGCACGTCCATGGCAGCGCCCCACACGGCAGGCGCAGCGGCGCTGCTGCTGTCCCAGAACCCGGCGCTCACACCGGCCCAGGTTGCTTCGGCGTTGACCTCGAACGCCACTGCCGGCGCCATCACGGGCGTCGGAACCGGAACGCCGAACCGCCTGCTGTACGCCGCGGGACCGGCCCCGGCACCGGCACCTGCACCCGCGCCGGCTCCCGTGGCACCTGCCCCCACCGTTACGGCCAAATCACCCGCACCGCAGTCGACGGCGGTGCCCGTTGCCGGCAACGTGACGGCCACGTTCAGCAAGGCTGTCCAGGGTGTTGGCGCCGGAACATTTGTGCTCCGGAACGGCGCCGGCACCGCCATCCCGGCAACGGTCAGCTACAACGCCACAACCAAAACGGCCACCCTCGACCCGTCCGCCAACCTGGCCGCGGATGTCACTTTCACCGCCACGCTGGTGGGCGGCGCCACCGCCATCCGCGACACCGCAGGCACGCCCTTGGCCAGCACGAGCTGGACGTTCACCACCGGCCCCGCGCCCACGGTCACGGGGTTCACGCCGGGCAGCAACTCCGTCCTGGTCCGGCGGAACAACAACCTTTCGGTGACCTTCAGTGAGCCGGTCCAGGGCGTCGGCGCCGCCACGTTCACTGTGAAGAACGCCGCCACCGGGGCCGTGGTCCCGGCCACGGTCTTCCGCAACGGCACCAGCAACCAGTGGATCCTGGACCCGCAGAACACCCTGGCAGCGAAGACGAAATACACGGTGACCGTGACCGGCGGCGGGACGTCCATCCGCGACCTCGCAGGCAATCAGCTGGCCACGAAGACGTGGCAGTTCACCACGGGTTCGTTCTAGCCGTCCGCGAGGGAAGTGGAGGCCGACGGCGGCAATTGGGGGGCGCCGTCGGCCTCTGTTGTGTGCTGCGGGGTTGTGTGCTGAGGGGAAGCATCCGGCGTCACGCCCTGGTGGTGCTCGGACCAGATATGGCCCACCTCTTCAGCGAACTGTTCCACGATCCTGCTCATGGCCGCATGCGCGGCGCCGGCCTCACCGCGCTGGATGGCGCTGGCCACGTCAACGTGCAGCTGCAGCGCTTCGTGGTGGGGCAGGTGTGGCATCAGGCCGTGCTCCGTCCGGCCGGTGAGGACCTCTGTCACAAGTGACTGGAACTGCGCAAACATGGCGTTGCCTGATGCGTTGAGGACGGCGGCATGGAACTCCACGTCCAGCCGGAGGAAGTCGTCGCTGTTGCCGCGCTGGCCGGCCGCCCACAGCCGGGCTGCCAGGGAGACCAGGTCGCTGCCGGCATCCCAGGACGCCCGTTCGGCGGCGAGTCGGGCGGCCTGCGGTTCGATCGCGCCACGGAGCTCGTTGAGTGCCTGTAGCTGCTCCAGCCGGCGGGACGAGGCCAGCCGCCAGCGGATCACCTGGGGATCGTAAAGGTTCCAGGCCTCTTCGGGCTGCACCACGGTGCCGAACCGCCTGCGGGATGCCAGCATGCCTTTGGATGACAGAACCCGGGCGGCTTCCCGGACCACGGAGCGGGAGACCTTGTGCTGCGCCTCCAGCTCGTCCAGCCGCACCACCGAGTTCGGCGCGAGGGACCCCTCCGTAATGGCGAGTCCCAGGCTCTGGACCAACGCAGTATGCCGGTCTGTAGGGGACTCCGCCTTTGGGGTTTTCATAGATAAATCATACTGGTCGCCGAAAGGGGTTGTTTAAGTCTGCCTTATTTACCTATGCTCTCTTCCAGAGCAGATGTAAAGATGCATTTGTAGATGGCTGGACAGTGACGTCAGCCTGGAAGCAAGGGAGTCGTCATGAAGCGACGTTCAGTAATGAAGTACGCGGCAGTCGCCGCGGCACTTTCCATGGGGCTCACCGCCTGCGGCGGCGGCAGCGGCAGCAGCGACGCCAAGGAATCCGGCATCGTCCGGGTAACTCTCGCAAACCACGTCTGGACCGAAGGCATCAAGGCGGCCATCCCGGAATTTGAAAAGTCCTCCGGGCTCAAGGTGGAACTGACCCAGCTCGGTGAAGACCAGCTCTCGGACCAGTACAACGTCAAGCTCAACGCAGGCAGCGACGAGATCGACGTGATGATGTACCGCCCGCTCCAGGAAGGCAGGGCGTTCGCGAAGAACGGCTACCTCGCGGACCTGACCAGCAAGGTCTCCTCGGATTCCGGCTGGGACTGGAAGGACTACCAGGAGGGCCCGGTTAAGGCCACCACCGCTGACGGCAAGGTTGTGGGCGTCCCCATCATCACCGAGCGCGAAGTCCTCTACTACCGCAAGGACCTGCTGAAGGCCGCCGGCCTTGAGGTCCCCAAGACCATGGAGGAGCTTGAAGCGGCCGCCAAGGCCATCAAGGAATCCAACCCGGACACGGCCGGCTTTGTGGCCCGCACCGGCAAGTCCGCCGCCGTCACCCAGTTCTCCAGCTTCCTGTACAGCTTCGGCGGCGACTTCACCGATTCCAGCGGCAAGTCCACCGTCAACTCGGCAGCTGCCAAAGAGGCCTACGCGTACTACGGCGGCCTGATCAAGAACTACGGCCCCGCCAACGTCAGCACGGACATGAGCTGGCCCGAGGCGATGGCAATCTTCACCCAGGGCAAGGCCGCCTTCTACACCGAGGCAGACTCGCTCTACAAGAACGCCACCGATCCGGCCAAGTCCAAGGTGGCCGAGACTGTCGGGTTCGCCGCCCTGCCCGCCGGTCCCGCCGGCTCCAAGCCGTACAACATCCCGTCCTGGGGCCTGGCAGTGAACGAGGCCTCGGGCAACCAGGACAACGGCTGGAAGTTCATCCAGTGGGCCACGAGCAAGGAACGCACCCTGGCCGCACAGAAGGCCGGCGTCCCCGGACCCCGCGCCTCCGTCTGGGCTGACTCCGCGGGAACCTCCACCTACCCGAAGGACCTGGCCGAAGCCATTGCCGCCAGCGCCAAAAACGGTGTGGGCCACGACCGTCCCGAGGTAGTCACCGTTGGCAAGGCCCGCGAAATCGTGGGCGAGCCGATCGTCGCCAGCATCACCGGCGCCGACGCTTCCGCCGCAGCAGACTCGGCCCACGTGGCCTTCCAGAAGTTCCTGGACAGCGAAAAGAAGTAACGCACGCGGCGCACCGGGCCTCCGCCAATGAGGCCCGGTGCACGCAACAGCCCCGGCGGGACGGCAGCGACGCTGCCGTCCCGCCCCGGCCATTCTTCACCCCCCAACTCCTTAGGTGAACCATGTCTGTAATGACTCCTCCCCGCAGCGCAGCCCGGAACGCAGGCCGTGCTCCCGGTGCCCGCGAAAAATTCTCTGACTGGGCCAACCGGCACCGCAAATGGCTCTTCGCAGCCCCGGCGATGGCCTTCGTCGGCGTCCTGATCATCTTTCCGCTGGCCTGGACGCTGTACCTGAGCCTCACCGATTCGCAGGGCTCCGTCCGGGCAGCCACCGAATTCATCGGCCTGGAAAACTACCTGACGGTCCTGTCCGACGTCGAACGCTTCTGGCCCGCTGTGGGCCGCACACTCACCTTCACCGGCATTGCCCTGGTGTGCGAAGTGGCGCTCGGCATGGGCATCGCCCTGCTGCTGTGGCGGCCCTTCCGCGGCGAAAAGTGGGTCCGCGTGGCCATCCTGCTGCCGCTCGTGGCAACCCCGGTAGCCGTCGGCATGATGTGGCGGCTGATCTTCGACCCCAACATCGGGTTCGCGAACCAGCTGCTTGCCGCTGTGGGCATCCCCGCCCAGCCCTGGCTGTCCGGCCAGGACACCGCGCTCGGCACCACCATCTTCATGGACGTGTGGCAGTGGACCCCCATGGTGGTCCTGATCCTGCTCGCCGGCCTGACCTCCCTCTCCGAGGAGCCCGACGAGGCGGCACGCATGGACGGAGCCAACGCGTTCCAGCGTTTCTTCTTCATCACGCTGCCCCTGATGATGCCCACGGTGATTGTGGCCATCCTGCTCCGGGGCATCGACGCCCTGAAGACCTTCGACATCCTGTACGCCACGAAGGGCAAGGGCGGCGGGTCCTTCCACGAGGTGGAGACCCTGAACGTGTACGCCTACGGCCTGAGCTTCGACTACAACCAGTACGGGCTGTCCTCTGCGGTGCTGATCCTGTTCTTCATGATCATCATCGGCTCCATGTGGCTCCTGACCATGCGCAAGAAAGCGGTAAGCAAATGACCGTCCTGTCAGAAAACACAGAAAACACAGAAACCCGGACCGCAACCCCAGCCCGGCAGCCCCGGTCGGTCCGGCGCCCGAAGAAGCCCCTCGGCACCCGCGCCTACAAGGTCTTCCGCGTCGCCGCCCTGATCGCCGTGGTGCTGTTCCTGGTGGCACCGCTGTTCTGGATGCTGCTGGCCTCGCTGAAGACCAACGTTGACATCTACGACACCGCCAAGTCGTTCATCTTCAGCCCCACGTTCGAGAACTACGCAAACGTGCTGCAGCGCAACAACTACTTCGTCTTCATCTTCAACAGCTTCTGGGTGGCCTTTGTCTCCACGGCACTCTCGCTGGTGCTGGGCGTCCCGGCCGCGTACGCCATGAGCCGCTTCACCATGCACCGCTCGGCCCTGGTGGTCCTGATGGCCCGCGTCATCCCGGGTGTGTCCCTGCTGGTGCCCTGGTATTACGTGTTCTCCAACCTGAAAATGGTGGGAGGGTTCGAGGTGCTGATCCTCAGCCACATGTTCGTTGCCCTGCCGCTGATCGTCTACATCATGATGAGCTACTTCGATTCGCTCCCGCTGGAACTGGAGGAATCGGCGCAGGTGGACGGGCTCACGCCCATCGGCGCGTTCCAGCGCATCACGCTGCCGCTGTCCGTGGCCGGCATGGCCACCGCAGGCATCCTGTCCTTCATCTTCTCGTGGAACAACTTCATGTTCGCCCTGGTGCTCTCCGGGTCCAAGACCAAGACGCTGCCGGTGGCCATCTTCGACTTCGTCTCCTACGCCAGCATCGACTGGGGCGGACTCATGGCGGCCGCCACCGTGGTGACCATCCCCATCATGATCATTGCGCTCTTCACGCAGAAGTACATCGTCTCCGGCATGACCGCCGGAGCTACCAAGGGCTAGGTCCGGCATGACACTCATCAGCAGAATTGAAACCTTCCTCGTAGCGCCGCGGTGGCTGTTTGTCCGGATCGAGACGGAGAGCGGGATTGTCGGCTGGGGCGAGGCAACCTGCGAGGGGCGCAGCGAAACGGTCCGCACCGCCGTCGGACAGCTCTCGGAGCTGCTGATCGGCAACGATGCCCTCCGGATCGAAGACCACTGGCAGGTCATGACCAAGGGCTCCTTCTACCGCGGCGGACCCATCCTGGCCAGCGCCGTCTCCGGGCTGGACCAGGCCCTCTGGGATATCGCCGGCAAGCACTTCAACACCCCCGTGCACCAGCTCCTGGGCGGCCACGTCCGCGACAGGATCCGGATGTACGGCTGGGTGGGCGGGGACGAGCCGAACGAGGTGGCGGACCAGATCAGCGCCCAGCTGGAGGTGGGCCTGACCGCCGTCAAGATGAATGCCAGCGGCCGGATGAGCCCCGTCGCCTCGGTGGCCGAGATCGACGGCGTCGTCCGCCGTGTTGCCGCGGCCCGCGAGGTGCTGGGGGACCACCGCGACGTTGCAGTGGACTTCCATGGCCGCTTCAGCCTGGCCAATGCCCGCCGGGTGGCGCCGCTGCTGGAACCGTACCGGCCGTTCTTCCTCGAAGAACCCGTGGTTCCGGAAAACACGCACCTGCTGCGCGAATTCACCTCTTCGACCACGACGCCGGTCTCCACCGGTGAGCGGCTCTACAGCCGGCAGGAATTCCTGCCCGCCCTGCAGGCCGGCATCGCCGTGGCCCAGCCTGACCTTTCGCACGCCGGCGGCATCACCGAGGTCCGCAAGATCGCCTCGCTGGCGGAAATCTACGACGTCCAGCTGGCCCCGCACTGCCCTCTGGGGCCGCTGGCGCTGGCAGCGTGCCTGCAGGTGGGCTTCGCGACGCCCAACTTCCTGATCCAGGAACAGAGCATCGGAATCCACTACAACAAGGGTGCCGAAGTCCTGGACTACGTGGTGGACAAATCCCCGCTGAAGTTCGTGGACGGCCACATCGAACGGCTGACCGGTCCCGGCCTCGGCATTGAAATCGACGAGGCCGTGGTCCGCGCTGCGGACAAGCGCGGCCACGCCTGGCGCGGGCCGGTCTGGCGCCACTCGGACGGAGCATTTGCAGAATGGTAAATAACATGACTGACAGCACTGACGTTTCTGACAGCACGGACATCACGCCCGAAAGCCTGCTGGCCGGAATCCGGGAGTCGCGGCTCGTGGGAATCGTGCGCGGCACCGACGGCAAGGCCGCGGCGCAGTCCGCCCTCGCCGCAATGGCGGAAGGGTTCCGTTTCGTCGAGATCGCACTGACCACGCCGGGGGCGCTGGAGGCCATCCGCGAGGTCCGCGCCGCCGCACCGGCGGGCTGCTACGTCGGCGGCGGAACCGTCCTGACCGTGCAGGACGTGGACGACGTCGCCGAGGCCGGCGGCCAGTTTATGGTCACGCCGTCCCTGGCCGCATCCATCCACGAATCGGCGCGGCAGGGAATCCCGGTCCTGGCAGGGGCCCTGACGCCCAGCGAGGCGTACGAAGCGATGAGCCGCGGGGCCACAGCCATCAAGCTGTTCCCCGCCTCCATCGGCGGCCCCGGCTACCTCAAGGCGCTGCGCGATCCCTTCCCCGGGATTCCGTTCATCGCCGTGGGCGGCGTGGGCCTGGACGAGGCCGCGGGTTACTGGGAAGCCGGCGCGATCGCCGTCGGGCTTGGCGGGCCGCTGTTCGGCGATGCCGGCTCCGGCGGTGACCTCGCCCCGATGCTCGGGCGGGCCCGCGCATTTGTGGACCTGGCGGACTCCTTTGCCCGCCGGACGGCCGCAGCGACTGCAGCGGCAACCGCCGCTGCGGGCGTGCGGTGAGCGCCGCCGTCGACCTTCTGACCTTCGGCGAATCCATGGTGTCGCTGCGGTCAGCCGGGCCGCTGTCCGCCGGCGGCAGCCTGGCCATGCACGTGGCCGGTGCTGAATCGAACGTCGCCGTGGGCGTCGCGCGGCTGGGACACACAGTCACGTGGGCCGGTGCAGTTGGCGCCGATCCGCACGGCGAGTTCATCCTGCGGCAGCTCCGCTCCGAGGGCATCGGCACGCAGTGCCGGGTGGATCCGTCCCGCAGCACGGGCGTGATGTTCCTCGAGCAGCGGACCGCGGACGTCACCCGGGCCTTCTACTACCGCGCCGGTTCGGCCGGTTCCACCGTCAGCCGGGACGACGTGGACAGTGCCCTCGCTGCCGGACCGCGCGTGCTGCACCTGACCGGCATCACCCCCGCCCTCAGCCCGGAAGCCCGGAAGGCGTTTGAACACGCTGCCGAGCGCGCCGCAGCCGATGGAGTGGTGGTCTCCCTCGACGTCAATTACCGCAGCCGGCTCTGGACCAGGGACGAGGCCCGCGCCGTGCTGGGCCCCATCGCCCGGCACGCCGACATCCTGATAGCGTCCGACGACGAACTGGACGTCGTGGCGTCCGCCGCCTTGGGCGGCTCCGATTCCCGGGGGAACGACGACGCCGAAACCGCGCTCGCTGCCTCGTTGCTG from Pseudarthrobacter sp. SSS035 carries:
- a CDS encoding sugar kinase, with protein sequence MSAAVDLLTFGESMVSLRSAGPLSAGGSLAMHVAGAESNVAVGVARLGHTVTWAGAVGADPHGEFILRQLRSEGIGTQCRVDPSRSTGVMFLEQRTADVTRAFYYRAGSAGSTVSRDDVDSALAAGPRVLHLTGITPALSPEARKAFEHAAERAAADGVVVSLDVNYRSRLWTRDEARAVLGPIARHADILIASDDELDVVASAALGGSDSRGNDDAETALAASLLEQGVGEVVVKRGSAGAGVHTAAGRLEAPAVAVTSIDTVGAGDAFTAGYLSALLDGEDVAGRLQRGAVMGAFAVSTAGDWEGLPSRAELAMLGATASGTTQR